In a single window of the Drosophila albomicans strain 15112-1751.03 chromosome 3, ASM965048v2, whole genome shotgun sequence genome:
- the LOC117567485 gene encoding ubiquitin carboxyl-terminal hydrolase 31 isoform X2 — MGTKVQQNDDGAAANAVAAPAAEAAATHSNANVNATTTATAIATATTTTTTEAETTERATTPTQKTKLQLESNPLPTHATTTTTMVAATSIAPAPTPAPQVLIIPAAQASTMATNAAKKIRRAFSMPRNPFRWSRKFKTVGTATTAAAPGDINGSTAISSCVSGGRGRSGSIVSLNSYKASSDKDTIGLHNRAATIAVTTTNTNSNNGNNNNVNGKRSTGQNARVMRRSSFRKFINRIAQHLSATVNVGANKHGQTGMGNGNGMERVPPIGGYQWPADQTPGVMGLKNHGNTCFMNAVLQCLSHTDILAEYFVLDQYKADLKRRNKINSRKFGTKGELTEQLANVLKALWTCRNESDHSTSFKAVVDRYGTQFRSSTQHDAQEFLFWLLDKVHEDLNTASKRRYKSIKNSYGRSDEIIAAETLANHIRCNNSFVQAVFQAQFRSSLTCPRCQKQSNTFDPFHCISVQLPQVTQLTIFVTVVYMKQQPRQVKMGLRVPAGSPIVALREQLQDTGIPASRMVLVDLNAEGFTRVFYDTQPVETLSSVENIYCIEVPEVSPTPTPKVASIEATTATAAEKPAVATAALTTTTAAAPHSADLLLLVANVHRKPAGEGDASAVCTRFGAPFSMKAPRDCSYQDLQKRMLREMSALLKPEVFSYATPLTDMFKIRLQDPSADPDTYLEQVEHPLLTEMIDMALSVLSSEAGPTHIKLLLEWSTPETHFVNVESDVDAIVEHESVARLSASKPKDTAALTLEQCLEHYTKAETLSAEDAWRCPHCQQYLPVVKTLGLWSLPDILVVHFKRFRQHQAKGPQAAKLTTMVKFPLTAFDMSPHLAKGVRESNGSLGHGIEQHQSNKKSRSGDSRSSTLNSRAEPKDTRYDLYAVCYHQGDTLETGHYTAACKNPYDRQWYKFDDQRVSKVPEDDIEQDIINNEAYMLFYQRRSVDASAECSGSSSNSGDHWVSRIAPPTTTTPANGGSKDISSVATTTETPEPIAAVAEKATSKPVAIPIPKVACEIDEEAAAPQEAKASPAELPPKEVVNIEELAFADDPEPEPPKVAETSVVAHIEPVSAPLPRTPTPPPVAAKPETTADADATQMFAMDEDCTEKQPQPAVVSEPAVTSAVVEPIKETITPAEPKTNGHAAASSGTSSASSSASSVSSLSSCSSPRSLSKSVTAASTLQNKFNGHMNAASAAAALLNGNAAPQLSSSLQLSRHALHNHCSHNWHGSRSSVSAVESVTQQQQQQAAAANLSLRHSFSTSSNYKLRECSETLSSLLRNSANTCSKDTLLFIDQQNHHHTSGLIEDDDDTYMGRSLWISPVTPHKLITVSPKN, encoded by the exons ATGGGAACGAAAGTGCAACAAAACGACGACGGTGCAGCCGCCAACGCTGTCGCAGCGCCAGCGGCAGAAGCGGCCGCCACCCACAGCAACGCCAACGTCAacgccacaacaacagcaacagcaatagcgacagcaacaacgacaacaacaacagaggcagagacaacagaaagagcaacaacaccaacgcAAAAAACGAAGCTACAGCTGGAATCGAATCCGCTGCCCACACAtgccacaacaaccacaacgatgGTTGCAGCCACGTCCATTGCTCCAGCGCCGACGCCAGCGCCGCAAGTGCTAATCATTCCTGCCGCCCAGGCTTCCACAATGGCCACAAATGCCGCCAAAAAGATACGGCGCGCCTTCTCCATGCCACGCAATCCGTTTCGCTGGTCTCGAAAATTCAAGACAGTCGGCACGGCAACGACTGCGGCGGCTCCTGGCGACATCAACGGCAGCACAGCCATTTCGTCTTGTGTGAGCGGCGGTCGAGgccgcagcggcagcattGTGTCGCTGAACAGCTACAAGGCGTCGTCTGACAAGGACACAATTGGCCTCCATAATAGGGCGGCAACAATCGCAGTCACCACCACGAAcacgaacagcaacaacggcaacaacaacaatgtaaaCGGCAAACGTTCGACCGGCCAAAATGCACGTGTGATGCGCCGTTCGTCCTTCAGGAAATTTATCAATCGCATTGCGCAGCATTTGAGCGCAACGGTGAATGTTGGC GCGAACAAACATGGCCAAACGGGCATgggaaatggcaatggcatgGAGCGTGTGCCACCCATTGGGGGCTATCAATGGCCGGCCGATCAGACGCCCGGCGTTATGGGACTAAAGAATCATGGCAACACCTGCTTCATGAATGCGGTGTTGCAGTGTCTCAGCCACACGGACATACTCGCCGAATACTTTGTGCTCGATCAGTATAAG GCGGATCTGAAGCGTCgcaataaaatcaattcaCGCAAATTTGGCACCAAAGGCGAACTAACCGAACAGCTGGCCAATGTCCTCAAGGCGCTGTGGACCTGTCGCAACGAGAGCGATCACAGCACCAGCTTCAAGGCCGTTGTCGATCGCTATGGCACACAGTTTCGCAGTTCCACGCAACACGATGCCCAGGAGTTTCTCTTCTGGCTGCTCGACAAGGTGCACGAGGATCTGAACACGGCAAGCAAACGACGCTACAAGAGCATTAAG AACTCATATGGACGCTCCGATGAGATTATTGCCGCCGAGACGCTGGCGAATCACATACGCTGCAATAATAGCTTTGTTCAGGCCGTGTTCCAGGCGCAATTCCGCTCCTCGTTGACCTGCCCACGCTGCCAGAAGCAGTCCAACACCTTCGATCCGTTCCACTGCATTTCGGTGCAACTGCCGCAGGTCACCCAGTTGACCATCTTTGTGACCGTTGTCTACATGAAGCAGCAGCCACGTCAGGTCAAGATGGGTCTGCGTGTGCCAGCCGGTTCGCCAATTGTCGCATTGCGCGAACAACTGCAGGACACTGGCATTCCTGCCTCACGAATGGTGCTGGTTGATTTGAATGCCGAGGGGTTTACGCGAGTCTTCTACGACACGCAGCCCGTGGAGACGCTGAGCAGCGTGGAGAACATCTACTGCATTGAAGTGCCCGAAGTGAgcccaacgccaacgccaaaaGTCGCCTCCATTGAGGCAACCACAGCGACTGCCGCTGAGAAGCCCGCTGTGGCTACCGCGgcgttaacaacaacaacagcagcagcaccacatTCCGCAGATCTGTTATTACTGGTGGCCAATGTCCACAGGAAGCCTGCGGGCGAGGGCGATGCTAGCGCCGTGTGCACACGTTTTGGAGCACCATTTAGCATGAAGGCGCCACGCGATTGCAGCTACCAGGATCTGCAGAAGCGTATGCTGCGAGAAATGTCCGCATTGCTGAAGCCAGAAGTATTTTCATATGCCACACCGTTGACCGATATGTTCAAGATACGGTTGCAAGATCCCTCAGCCGATCCAGACACATATCTGGAGCAAGTGGAGCATCCGCTGCTCACCGAAATGATTGATATGGCGCTGTCGGTTCTCTCCTCGGAGGCGGGGCCAACGCACAtcaagctgctgctggagtGGAGCACACCCGAGACGCATTTCGTCAACGTGGAGTCCGATGTGGACGCCATTGTGGAGCACGAGAGCGTGGCACGTCTGAGCGCCAGCAAACCCAAAGATACCGCTGCATTAACGCTGGAACAATGTCTGGAACATTATACGAAAGCGGAGACGCTCAGTGCCGAGGATGCCTGGCGTTGTCCGCATTGCCAGCAGTATTTGCCCGTGGTGAAGACGCTAGGTCTGTGGTCATTGCCAGACATTCTGGTGGTGCACTTCAAGCGTTTCCGCCAGCATCAGGCCAAGGGACCGCAAGCGGCCAAACTGACCACGATGGTCAAGTTTCCACTAACCGCATTTGATATGTCGCCGCATTTGGCGAAAGGAGTGCGTGAGAGCAACGGCTCCCTGGGTCATGGCATCGAGCAGCACCAGTCAAACAAAAAGTCACGCTCCGGCGACTCACGTTCCTCCACACTTAACTCACGCGCAGAGCCAAAGGATACGCGCTACGATCTGTATGCCGTGTGCTACCATCAGGGCGATACCTTGGAGACGGGTCACTATACGGCTGCCTGCAAGAATCCCTACGATCGCCAGTGGTACAAGTTTGATGATCAACGTGTAAGCAAGGTGCCCGAGGATGACATCGAGCAGGACATCATCAACAACGAGGCTTACATGCTCTTCTATCAGCGACGCAGCGTGGATGCCTCTGCCGAGTGTTCCGGCTCCAGTTCAAACTCGGGTGATCATTGGGTATCGCGCATTGCGCcgcccacaacaacaacgccagcAAACGGCGGCAGCAAAGACATCAGCAGCGTTGCCACGACCACTGAAACTCCTGAACCTATTGCTGCAGTTGCCGAGAAGGCAACATCGAAGCCTGTGGCTATTCCCATACCCAAAGTCGCTTGTGAAATCGACGAGGAAG ctgctgctccacaAGAAGCCAAAGCAAGTCCAGCGGAATTGCCGCCGAAGGAAGTGGTTAATATCGAGGAATTGGCATTTGCCGATGACCCCGAACCGGAGCCACCAAAGGTGGCAGAAACTAGCGTTGTTGCTCACATTGAGCCTGTTTCTGCTCCATTGCCAAGAACTCCGACGCCACCGCCTGTTGCTGCCAAGCCAGAAACTACGGCAGACGCTGATGCCACACAAATGTTTGCTATGGACGAGGATTGCACCGAGAAGCAGCCTCAGCCGGCAGTAGTTAGCGAACCTGCTGTAACTTCAGCTGTTGTAGAGCCCATTAAGGAGACCATTACGCCGGCTGAGCCGAAGACTAATGGTCACGCTGCTGCCAGTTCGGGCACATCTTCAGCGTCCAGTTCGGCCTCGTCGGTTAGCTCACTGTCGTCATGCTCCTCGCCGCGCTCGCTTAGCAAATCGGTGACGGCAGCCTCGACGCTGCAGAACAAGTTCAATGGCCACATGAATGCTGCCTCGGCGGCAGCTGCTCTGCTAAATGGCAATGCTGCGCCGCAGTTGTCTTCCAGCCTGCAACTGTCGAGGCATGCGTTGCACAACCATTGCAGTCACAATTGGCACGGCTCGCGCAGCAGCGTTTCTGCCGTGGAGAGCGtaacgcagcagcaacaacagcaggcagcGGCAGCTAACCTCAGTCTGAGGCACTCATTTTCCACCAGCTCCAATTATAAGTTGCGCGAATGCAGCGAGACGTTGTCATCGTTGCTGCGCAACTCAGCCAACACTTGCAGCAAGGATACGCTGCTATTCATCGATCAGCAGAATCATCACCACACATCCGGTCTAATTGAGGACGACGATGACACGTACATGGGTCGCTCCCTTTGG ATTTCTCCTGTGACACCACACAAGCTAATTACCGTATCGCCCAAGAATTAG
- the LOC117567485 gene encoding ubiquitin carboxyl-terminal hydrolase 43 isoform X1 — protein MGTKVQQNDDGAAANAVAAPAAEAAATHSNANVNATTTATAIATATTTTTTEAETTERATTPTQKTKLQLESNPLPTHATTTTTMVAATSIAPAPTPAPQVLIIPAAQASTMATNAAKKIRRAFSMPRNPFRWSRKFKTVGTATTAAAPGDINGSTAISSCVSGGRGRSGSIVSLNSYKASSDKDTIGLHNRAATIAVTTTNTNSNNGNNNNVNGKRSTGQNARVMRRSSFRKFINRIAQHLSATVNVGSPENNTAHRPTFIEIVPFYTGCWRRKEANKHGQTGMGNGNGMERVPPIGGYQWPADQTPGVMGLKNHGNTCFMNAVLQCLSHTDILAEYFVLDQYKADLKRRNKINSRKFGTKGELTEQLANVLKALWTCRNESDHSTSFKAVVDRYGTQFRSSTQHDAQEFLFWLLDKVHEDLNTASKRRYKSIKNSYGRSDEIIAAETLANHIRCNNSFVQAVFQAQFRSSLTCPRCQKQSNTFDPFHCISVQLPQVTQLTIFVTVVYMKQQPRQVKMGLRVPAGSPIVALREQLQDTGIPASRMVLVDLNAEGFTRVFYDTQPVETLSSVENIYCIEVPEVSPTPTPKVASIEATTATAAEKPAVATAALTTTTAAAPHSADLLLLVANVHRKPAGEGDASAVCTRFGAPFSMKAPRDCSYQDLQKRMLREMSALLKPEVFSYATPLTDMFKIRLQDPSADPDTYLEQVEHPLLTEMIDMALSVLSSEAGPTHIKLLLEWSTPETHFVNVESDVDAIVEHESVARLSASKPKDTAALTLEQCLEHYTKAETLSAEDAWRCPHCQQYLPVVKTLGLWSLPDILVVHFKRFRQHQAKGPQAAKLTTMVKFPLTAFDMSPHLAKGVRESNGSLGHGIEQHQSNKKSRSGDSRSSTLNSRAEPKDTRYDLYAVCYHQGDTLETGHYTAACKNPYDRQWYKFDDQRVSKVPEDDIEQDIINNEAYMLFYQRRSVDASAECSGSSSNSGDHWVSRIAPPTTTTPANGGSKDISSVATTTETPEPIAAVAEKATSKPVAIPIPKVACEIDEEAAAPQEAKASPAELPPKEVVNIEELAFADDPEPEPPKVAETSVVAHIEPVSAPLPRTPTPPPVAAKPETTADADATQMFAMDEDCTEKQPQPAVVSEPAVTSAVVEPIKETITPAEPKTNGHAAASSGTSSASSSASSVSSLSSCSSPRSLSKSVTAASTLQNKFNGHMNAASAAAALLNGNAAPQLSSSLQLSRHALHNHCSHNWHGSRSSVSAVESVTQQQQQQAAAANLSLRHSFSTSSNYKLRECSETLSSLLRNSANTCSKDTLLFIDQQNHHHTSGLIEDDDDTYMGRSLWISPVTPHKLITVSPKN, from the exons ATGGGAACGAAAGTGCAACAAAACGACGACGGTGCAGCCGCCAACGCTGTCGCAGCGCCAGCGGCAGAAGCGGCCGCCACCCACAGCAACGCCAACGTCAacgccacaacaacagcaacagcaatagcgacagcaacaacgacaacaacaacagaggcagagacaacagaaagagcaacaacaccaacgcAAAAAACGAAGCTACAGCTGGAATCGAATCCGCTGCCCACACAtgccacaacaaccacaacgatgGTTGCAGCCACGTCCATTGCTCCAGCGCCGACGCCAGCGCCGCAAGTGCTAATCATTCCTGCCGCCCAGGCTTCCACAATGGCCACAAATGCCGCCAAAAAGATACGGCGCGCCTTCTCCATGCCACGCAATCCGTTTCGCTGGTCTCGAAAATTCAAGACAGTCGGCACGGCAACGACTGCGGCGGCTCCTGGCGACATCAACGGCAGCACAGCCATTTCGTCTTGTGTGAGCGGCGGTCGAGgccgcagcggcagcattGTGTCGCTGAACAGCTACAAGGCGTCGTCTGACAAGGACACAATTGGCCTCCATAATAGGGCGGCAACAATCGCAGTCACCACCACGAAcacgaacagcaacaacggcaacaacaacaatgtaaaCGGCAAACGTTCGACCGGCCAAAATGCACGTGTGATGCGCCGTTCGTCCTTCAGGAAATTTATCAATCGCATTGCGCAGCATTTGAGCGCAACGGTGAATGTTGGC TCGCCAGAGAACAACACTGCGCATCGGCCAACTTTCATTGAGATTGTGCCATTCTACACCGGATGCTGGCGTCGAAAAGAG GCGAACAAACATGGCCAAACGGGCATgggaaatggcaatggcatgGAGCGTGTGCCACCCATTGGGGGCTATCAATGGCCGGCCGATCAGACGCCCGGCGTTATGGGACTAAAGAATCATGGCAACACCTGCTTCATGAATGCGGTGTTGCAGTGTCTCAGCCACACGGACATACTCGCCGAATACTTTGTGCTCGATCAGTATAAG GCGGATCTGAAGCGTCgcaataaaatcaattcaCGCAAATTTGGCACCAAAGGCGAACTAACCGAACAGCTGGCCAATGTCCTCAAGGCGCTGTGGACCTGTCGCAACGAGAGCGATCACAGCACCAGCTTCAAGGCCGTTGTCGATCGCTATGGCACACAGTTTCGCAGTTCCACGCAACACGATGCCCAGGAGTTTCTCTTCTGGCTGCTCGACAAGGTGCACGAGGATCTGAACACGGCAAGCAAACGACGCTACAAGAGCATTAAG AACTCATATGGACGCTCCGATGAGATTATTGCCGCCGAGACGCTGGCGAATCACATACGCTGCAATAATAGCTTTGTTCAGGCCGTGTTCCAGGCGCAATTCCGCTCCTCGTTGACCTGCCCACGCTGCCAGAAGCAGTCCAACACCTTCGATCCGTTCCACTGCATTTCGGTGCAACTGCCGCAGGTCACCCAGTTGACCATCTTTGTGACCGTTGTCTACATGAAGCAGCAGCCACGTCAGGTCAAGATGGGTCTGCGTGTGCCAGCCGGTTCGCCAATTGTCGCATTGCGCGAACAACTGCAGGACACTGGCATTCCTGCCTCACGAATGGTGCTGGTTGATTTGAATGCCGAGGGGTTTACGCGAGTCTTCTACGACACGCAGCCCGTGGAGACGCTGAGCAGCGTGGAGAACATCTACTGCATTGAAGTGCCCGAAGTGAgcccaacgccaacgccaaaaGTCGCCTCCATTGAGGCAACCACAGCGACTGCCGCTGAGAAGCCCGCTGTGGCTACCGCGgcgttaacaacaacaacagcagcagcaccacatTCCGCAGATCTGTTATTACTGGTGGCCAATGTCCACAGGAAGCCTGCGGGCGAGGGCGATGCTAGCGCCGTGTGCACACGTTTTGGAGCACCATTTAGCATGAAGGCGCCACGCGATTGCAGCTACCAGGATCTGCAGAAGCGTATGCTGCGAGAAATGTCCGCATTGCTGAAGCCAGAAGTATTTTCATATGCCACACCGTTGACCGATATGTTCAAGATACGGTTGCAAGATCCCTCAGCCGATCCAGACACATATCTGGAGCAAGTGGAGCATCCGCTGCTCACCGAAATGATTGATATGGCGCTGTCGGTTCTCTCCTCGGAGGCGGGGCCAACGCACAtcaagctgctgctggagtGGAGCACACCCGAGACGCATTTCGTCAACGTGGAGTCCGATGTGGACGCCATTGTGGAGCACGAGAGCGTGGCACGTCTGAGCGCCAGCAAACCCAAAGATACCGCTGCATTAACGCTGGAACAATGTCTGGAACATTATACGAAAGCGGAGACGCTCAGTGCCGAGGATGCCTGGCGTTGTCCGCATTGCCAGCAGTATTTGCCCGTGGTGAAGACGCTAGGTCTGTGGTCATTGCCAGACATTCTGGTGGTGCACTTCAAGCGTTTCCGCCAGCATCAGGCCAAGGGACCGCAAGCGGCCAAACTGACCACGATGGTCAAGTTTCCACTAACCGCATTTGATATGTCGCCGCATTTGGCGAAAGGAGTGCGTGAGAGCAACGGCTCCCTGGGTCATGGCATCGAGCAGCACCAGTCAAACAAAAAGTCACGCTCCGGCGACTCACGTTCCTCCACACTTAACTCACGCGCAGAGCCAAAGGATACGCGCTACGATCTGTATGCCGTGTGCTACCATCAGGGCGATACCTTGGAGACGGGTCACTATACGGCTGCCTGCAAGAATCCCTACGATCGCCAGTGGTACAAGTTTGATGATCAACGTGTAAGCAAGGTGCCCGAGGATGACATCGAGCAGGACATCATCAACAACGAGGCTTACATGCTCTTCTATCAGCGACGCAGCGTGGATGCCTCTGCCGAGTGTTCCGGCTCCAGTTCAAACTCGGGTGATCATTGGGTATCGCGCATTGCGCcgcccacaacaacaacgccagcAAACGGCGGCAGCAAAGACATCAGCAGCGTTGCCACGACCACTGAAACTCCTGAACCTATTGCTGCAGTTGCCGAGAAGGCAACATCGAAGCCTGTGGCTATTCCCATACCCAAAGTCGCTTGTGAAATCGACGAGGAAG ctgctgctccacaAGAAGCCAAAGCAAGTCCAGCGGAATTGCCGCCGAAGGAAGTGGTTAATATCGAGGAATTGGCATTTGCCGATGACCCCGAACCGGAGCCACCAAAGGTGGCAGAAACTAGCGTTGTTGCTCACATTGAGCCTGTTTCTGCTCCATTGCCAAGAACTCCGACGCCACCGCCTGTTGCTGCCAAGCCAGAAACTACGGCAGACGCTGATGCCACACAAATGTTTGCTATGGACGAGGATTGCACCGAGAAGCAGCCTCAGCCGGCAGTAGTTAGCGAACCTGCTGTAACTTCAGCTGTTGTAGAGCCCATTAAGGAGACCATTACGCCGGCTGAGCCGAAGACTAATGGTCACGCTGCTGCCAGTTCGGGCACATCTTCAGCGTCCAGTTCGGCCTCGTCGGTTAGCTCACTGTCGTCATGCTCCTCGCCGCGCTCGCTTAGCAAATCGGTGACGGCAGCCTCGACGCTGCAGAACAAGTTCAATGGCCACATGAATGCTGCCTCGGCGGCAGCTGCTCTGCTAAATGGCAATGCTGCGCCGCAGTTGTCTTCCAGCCTGCAACTGTCGAGGCATGCGTTGCACAACCATTGCAGTCACAATTGGCACGGCTCGCGCAGCAGCGTTTCTGCCGTGGAGAGCGtaacgcagcagcaacaacagcaggcagcGGCAGCTAACCTCAGTCTGAGGCACTCATTTTCCACCAGCTCCAATTATAAGTTGCGCGAATGCAGCGAGACGTTGTCATCGTTGCTGCGCAACTCAGCCAACACTTGCAGCAAGGATACGCTGCTATTCATCGATCAGCAGAATCATCACCACACATCCGGTCTAATTGAGGACGACGATGACACGTACATGGGTCGCTCCCTTTGG ATTTCTCCTGTGACACCACACAAGCTAATTACCGTATCGCCCAAGAATTAG
- the LOC117567485 gene encoding ubiquitin carboxyl-terminal hydrolase 31 isoform X3: MKQQPRQVKMGLRVPAGSPIVALREQLQDTGIPASRMVLVDLNAEGFTRVFYDTQPVETLSSVENIYCIEVPEVSPTPTPKVASIEATTATAAEKPAVATAALTTTTAAAPHSADLLLLVANVHRKPAGEGDASAVCTRFGAPFSMKAPRDCSYQDLQKRMLREMSALLKPEVFSYATPLTDMFKIRLQDPSADPDTYLEQVEHPLLTEMIDMALSVLSSEAGPTHIKLLLEWSTPETHFVNVESDVDAIVEHESVARLSASKPKDTAALTLEQCLEHYTKAETLSAEDAWRCPHCQQYLPVVKTLGLWSLPDILVVHFKRFRQHQAKGPQAAKLTTMVKFPLTAFDMSPHLAKGVRESNGSLGHGIEQHQSNKKSRSGDSRSSTLNSRAEPKDTRYDLYAVCYHQGDTLETGHYTAACKNPYDRQWYKFDDQRVSKVPEDDIEQDIINNEAYMLFYQRRSVDASAECSGSSSNSGDHWVSRIAPPTTTTPANGGSKDISSVATTTETPEPIAAVAEKATSKPVAIPIPKVACEIDEEAAAPQEAKASPAELPPKEVVNIEELAFADDPEPEPPKVAETSVVAHIEPVSAPLPRTPTPPPVAAKPETTADADATQMFAMDEDCTEKQPQPAVVSEPAVTSAVVEPIKETITPAEPKTNGHAAASSGTSSASSSASSVSSLSSCSSPRSLSKSVTAASTLQNKFNGHMNAASAAAALLNGNAAPQLSSSLQLSRHALHNHCSHNWHGSRSSVSAVESVTQQQQQQAAAANLSLRHSFSTSSNYKLRECSETLSSLLRNSANTCSKDTLLFIDQQNHHHTSGLIEDDDDTYMGRSLWISPVTPHKLITVSPKN; encoded by the exons ATGAAGCAGCAGCCACGTCAGGTCAAGATGGGTCTGCGTGTGCCAGCCGGTTCGCCAATTGTCGCATTGCGCGAACAACTGCAGGACACTGGCATTCCTGCCTCACGAATGGTGCTGGTTGATTTGAATGCCGAGGGGTTTACGCGAGTCTTCTACGACACGCAGCCCGTGGAGACGCTGAGCAGCGTGGAGAACATCTACTGCATTGAAGTGCCCGAAGTGAgcccaacgccaacgccaaaaGTCGCCTCCATTGAGGCAACCACAGCGACTGCCGCTGAGAAGCCCGCTGTGGCTACCGCGgcgttaacaacaacaacagcagcagcaccacatTCCGCAGATCTGTTATTACTGGTGGCCAATGTCCACAGGAAGCCTGCGGGCGAGGGCGATGCTAGCGCCGTGTGCACACGTTTTGGAGCACCATTTAGCATGAAGGCGCCACGCGATTGCAGCTACCAGGATCTGCAGAAGCGTATGCTGCGAGAAATGTCCGCATTGCTGAAGCCAGAAGTATTTTCATATGCCACACCGTTGACCGATATGTTCAAGATACGGTTGCAAGATCCCTCAGCCGATCCAGACACATATCTGGAGCAAGTGGAGCATCCGCTGCTCACCGAAATGATTGATATGGCGCTGTCGGTTCTCTCCTCGGAGGCGGGGCCAACGCACAtcaagctgctgctggagtGGAGCACACCCGAGACGCATTTCGTCAACGTGGAGTCCGATGTGGACGCCATTGTGGAGCACGAGAGCGTGGCACGTCTGAGCGCCAGCAAACCCAAAGATACCGCTGCATTAACGCTGGAACAATGTCTGGAACATTATACGAAAGCGGAGACGCTCAGTGCCGAGGATGCCTGGCGTTGTCCGCATTGCCAGCAGTATTTGCCCGTGGTGAAGACGCTAGGTCTGTGGTCATTGCCAGACATTCTGGTGGTGCACTTCAAGCGTTTCCGCCAGCATCAGGCCAAGGGACCGCAAGCGGCCAAACTGACCACGATGGTCAAGTTTCCACTAACCGCATTTGATATGTCGCCGCATTTGGCGAAAGGAGTGCGTGAGAGCAACGGCTCCCTGGGTCATGGCATCGAGCAGCACCAGTCAAACAAAAAGTCACGCTCCGGCGACTCACGTTCCTCCACACTTAACTCACGCGCAGAGCCAAAGGATACGCGCTACGATCTGTATGCCGTGTGCTACCATCAGGGCGATACCTTGGAGACGGGTCACTATACGGCTGCCTGCAAGAATCCCTACGATCGCCAGTGGTACAAGTTTGATGATCAACGTGTAAGCAAGGTGCCCGAGGATGACATCGAGCAGGACATCATCAACAACGAGGCTTACATGCTCTTCTATCAGCGACGCAGCGTGGATGCCTCTGCCGAGTGTTCCGGCTCCAGTTCAAACTCGGGTGATCATTGGGTATCGCGCATTGCGCcgcccacaacaacaacgccagcAAACGGCGGCAGCAAAGACATCAGCAGCGTTGCCACGACCACTGAAACTCCTGAACCTATTGCTGCAGTTGCCGAGAAGGCAACATCGAAGCCTGTGGCTATTCCCATACCCAAAGTCGCTTGTGAAATCGACGAGGAAG ctgctgctccacaAGAAGCCAAAGCAAGTCCAGCGGAATTGCCGCCGAAGGAAGTGGTTAATATCGAGGAATTGGCATTTGCCGATGACCCCGAACCGGAGCCACCAAAGGTGGCAGAAACTAGCGTTGTTGCTCACATTGAGCCTGTTTCTGCTCCATTGCCAAGAACTCCGACGCCACCGCCTGTTGCTGCCAAGCCAGAAACTACGGCAGACGCTGATGCCACACAAATGTTTGCTATGGACGAGGATTGCACCGAGAAGCAGCCTCAGCCGGCAGTAGTTAGCGAACCTGCTGTAACTTCAGCTGTTGTAGAGCCCATTAAGGAGACCATTACGCCGGCTGAGCCGAAGACTAATGGTCACGCTGCTGCCAGTTCGGGCACATCTTCAGCGTCCAGTTCGGCCTCGTCGGTTAGCTCACTGTCGTCATGCTCCTCGCCGCGCTCGCTTAGCAAATCGGTGACGGCAGCCTCGACGCTGCAGAACAAGTTCAATGGCCACATGAATGCTGCCTCGGCGGCAGCTGCTCTGCTAAATGGCAATGCTGCGCCGCAGTTGTCTTCCAGCCTGCAACTGTCGAGGCATGCGTTGCACAACCATTGCAGTCACAATTGGCACGGCTCGCGCAGCAGCGTTTCTGCCGTGGAGAGCGtaacgcagcagcaacaacagcaggcagcGGCAGCTAACCTCAGTCTGAGGCACTCATTTTCCACCAGCTCCAATTATAAGTTGCGCGAATGCAGCGAGACGTTGTCATCGTTGCTGCGCAACTCAGCCAACACTTGCAGCAAGGATACGCTGCTATTCATCGATCAGCAGAATCATCACCACACATCCGGTCTAATTGAGGACGACGATGACACGTACATGGGTCGCTCCCTTTGG ATTTCTCCTGTGACACCACACAAGCTAATTACCGTATCGCCCAAGAATTAG